Proteins encoded together in one Cyanobium sp. WAJ14-Wanaka window:
- a CDS encoding M23 family metallopeptidase, with protein sequence MPSGFSRSTAPAVAGLLTALTCLGAPAVGPARAADPAWKFGVFPVASFLGYTSAFGSRSGPWGAVEPHYGLDIAAPLGSPIRNWWAGRVSQLLNDDRCGVGLVIRSGSYEHIYCHMHYSWRPAQLREGQFVATGQTIGHVGMTGRTSGPHLHWGMRYRGQWLNPAAILRAMARSRRIPPPVSAGGISPKSPSST encoded by the coding sequence ATGCCATCGGGCTTCTCTAGATCCACGGCCCCTGCCGTTGCCGGCCTGCTGACTGCCCTCACCTGCCTTGGAGCCCCAGCCGTAGGGCCGGCAAGGGCAGCTGACCCGGCCTGGAAATTCGGGGTATTTCCGGTGGCCAGCTTCTTGGGTTACACCAGTGCCTTTGGCAGCCGCAGCGGGCCCTGGGGCGCCGTTGAACCCCATTACGGCCTGGACATTGCCGCCCCCCTGGGCTCGCCAATTCGCAATTGGTGGGCCGGCCGGGTTAGCCAACTGCTCAACGACGACCGCTGTGGGGTGGGCCTGGTAATTCGCTCCGGAAGCTACGAACACATCTATTGCCACATGCACTATTCGTGGAGGCCTGCCCAGCTACGGGAGGGGCAATTCGTGGCCACTGGCCAAACCATCGGCCATGTGGGCATGACCGGTCGCACCAGCGGTCCGCACCTCCATTGGGGCATGCGTTATCGGGGCCAATGGCTCAACCCTGCCGCAATTCTGCGGGCAATGGCCCGTAGCCGCCGCATACCGCCGCCGGTCTCGGCTGGGGGAATTAGCCCCAAAAGCCCCTCCAGCACTTAG
- the ilvB gene encoding biosynthetic-type acetolactate synthase large subunit: protein MDALRLHGVEHIFGYPGGAILPIYDELHKAESRGWLKHILVRHEQGGTHAADAYARATGKVGVCFGTSGPGATNLVTGIATAQMDSVPMVVITGQVPRASIGTDAFQETDIFGITLPIVKHSWVVRDPRDIGRIVAEAFLIAASGRPGPVLIDVPKDVGAEEFEYVPVAPGSVIPAGFKPSPAPDAAAIEAALGLIRQARRPLLYVGGGAISSGAHDLVAQMADRFRLPVTTTLMGKGAFDETHPLAVGMLGMHGTAYANFAVTECDLLIAVGARFDDRVTGRLDGFAPRAQVIHIDIDAAEMGKTRPADVPVVADVKAALQALLAASTQEGSEGRTEAWLDRIETWKTNYPLVVPAPEGDIAPQEVVVALQELAPKAYYTTDVGQHQMWAAQFLHNGPRHWISSAGLGTMGFGMPAALGVQTAFPDEQVICVAGDASILMNIQELGTLSQYNLAVKVVIINNGWQGMVRQWQESFYEERYSASEMTGGMPDFPAVAEAFGVRGFSITERANLYQQLKEALDHPGPAFINVKVRRNENCYPMVPPGASNAQMVGLPSHPELAIDTSRLCHACGSTTESAHLFCPSCGAKL from the coding sequence ATGGATGCCCTGAGGCTCCACGGCGTGGAGCACATCTTTGGTTACCCGGGCGGGGCAATCCTGCCCATCTACGACGAGCTCCACAAAGCTGAGAGCCGCGGCTGGCTCAAGCACATCCTGGTGCGCCATGAGCAGGGGGGCACCCATGCGGCCGATGCCTATGCCCGGGCCACCGGCAAGGTGGGGGTCTGCTTCGGCACCTCCGGGCCTGGCGCCACAAATCTGGTTACGGGCATAGCTACGGCCCAAATGGATTCCGTGCCGATGGTGGTAATCACTGGCCAGGTACCCCGGGCGTCGATCGGCACCGATGCCTTCCAGGAAACTGACATCTTCGGCATCACCCTGCCGATCGTGAAGCACTCCTGGGTGGTGCGGGACCCCCGCGACATCGGCCGGATCGTGGCAGAGGCATTCCTGATTGCCGCCAGTGGTCGGCCAGGGCCGGTGTTGATTGATGTGCCCAAGGATGTGGGGGCAGAGGAATTCGAATACGTGCCGGTGGCCCCTGGCAGTGTCATCCCAGCGGGATTTAAGCCCTCTCCCGCTCCCGATGCCGCGGCAATTGAAGCGGCCCTTGGCCTGATTCGCCAAGCCCGTCGCCCCCTGCTCTACGTGGGCGGTGGCGCAATTAGCAGTGGCGCCCACGATCTGGTGGCCCAAATGGCGGATCGCTTCCGCCTGCCCGTAACCACCACCTTGATGGGCAAGGGAGCATTCGATGAAACCCATCCCTTGGCGGTGGGGATGCTTGGCATGCACGGCACCGCCTATGCCAATTTCGCCGTAACCGAGTGCGATCTCCTGATTGCGGTGGGCGCCCGCTTCGACGACCGGGTCACCGGACGGCTTGATGGCTTTGCCCCCAGGGCCCAGGTGATCCACATTGACATTGATGCGGCGGAGATGGGCAAAACCCGACCAGCCGATGTGCCGGTGGTGGCCGATGTAAAGGCCGCCCTTCAGGCCCTGTTGGCCGCCTCAACCCAGGAGGGTTCAGAAGGCCGCACCGAGGCCTGGCTGGATCGAATTGAGACCTGGAAAACCAACTACCCCCTGGTGGTGCCTGCCCCAGAAGGGGATATCGCCCCCCAGGAAGTGGTGGTTGCCCTGCAGGAATTGGCCCCCAAGGCCTACTACACAACTGATGTGGGCCAACATCAAATGTGGGCTGCCCAGTTCCTACACAACGGTCCCCGCCATTGGATTAGCAGTGCGGGCCTGGGCACCATGGGTTTTGGCATGCCCGCAGCCCTGGGGGTGCAAACCGCCTTTCCCGATGAGCAGGTGATTTGCGTGGCAGGTGACGCCAGCATCCTGATGAATATCCAGGAATTGGGCACCCTCAGCCAGTACAACCTGGCCGTGAAGGTGGTGATCATTAACAACGGCTGGCAGGGGATGGTGCGCCAGTGGCAGGAAAGCTTCTACGAGGAGCGCTACTCGGCCTCCGAAATGACCGGCGGCATGCCCGATTTCCCCGCGGTGGCAGAGGCATTTGGCGTCCGTGGTTTCTCAATTACGGAGCGGGCCAACTTGTATCAACAACTGAAGGAAGCCCTGGATCACCCTGGTCCGGCCTTCATCAATGTGAAGGTTCGCCGCAATGAAAACTGCTATCCGATGGTGCCGCCGGGGGCCAGCAATGCCCAAATGGTGGGCCTACCCAGCCACCCTGAACTGGCAATCGACACCAGTCGCCTTTGCCATGCCTGCGGCAGCACCACCGAAAGTGCCCATCTTTTCTGCCCTAGCTGCGGCGCCAAGCTTTGA
- a CDS encoding nuclease: MRSLLALLSAVLLLVLAPFGLASAAQAAEVLQVRSGTLLQVGDQNRNYSVQIACIEVSAADNDQATAWLRSQLPRRSKVNLRPIGQEAGVIVAKVQKLGSSSKNMGNNIGNDMGGGLVDAGLAQNSCSGSATS, from the coding sequence TTGAGATCACTGCTGGCCCTGCTCTCGGCGGTTTTGCTATTGGTTTTGGCACCTTTTGGCTTGGCTTCGGCAGCCCAGGCGGCTGAGGTGCTTCAGGTGCGCAGCGGCACCCTGCTGCAGGTGGGCGATCAAAACCGCAATTACAGCGTTCAGATTGCCTGCATTGAGGTAAGTGCTGCGGACAACGATCAAGCCACGGCCTGGTTGCGCTCCCAGCTCCCGCGCCGAAGCAAGGTGAACCTGCGGCCCATCGGCCAGGAAGCTGGCGTAATAGTGGCCAAGGTGCAAAAGCTTGGTTCTTCCTCTAAAAATATGGGCAACAACATCGGTAACGACATGGGAGGCGGCCTGGTGGATGCGGGCCTGGCCCAAAACAGCTGCTCCGGTTCAGCTACTAGCTAA
- a CDS encoding GIVxVP protein, translating into MGINRTAKGIVLVPSLLLGGAFLAAAAWSEGPAASNKGLALALGGVLMGAGLLAQLLPESGPESSSDSEVE; encoded by the coding sequence ATGGGCATCAACCGCACCGCCAAGGGCATCGTGCTGGTGCCAAGCCTGCTTTTGGGGGGGGCATTTCTGGCGGCAGCAGCCTGGAGTGAAGGCCCAGCAGCCAGCAACAAGGGGCTGGCCCTTGCCCTGGGCGGGGTGCTGATGGGGGCGGGCCTGCTGGCCCAATTGCTCCCAGAATCGGGACCAGAATCCAGCTCAGACTCAGAAGTGGAATAG
- a CDS encoding NAD(P)/FAD-dependent oxidoreductase, producing the protein MLRLSELKLPLDHSEVELKAAICRRLGITPDQLRTHQLVKRSVDARKRQQLALVYSFDLELELSPKAEAKLLQRFRGDPHLKASPDTRYRLVCEPAELACPPLLRPVVIGAGPCGYFAALLLAQMGLKPLLLERGKAVKERSADTFGFWRGKLQFNPESNAQFGEGGAGTFSDGKLYSQVSEAKTYVRKVLEELVAAGANPEILTLHHPHIGTFKLATVVRGLRSRIEELGGEVRFEARVDRLERCQASRAIQALVLASGERIAANQVVMAIGHSARDSFAMLQAEGIAMEVKPFAVGLRIEHPQPLIDRARWGPAAGHPKLGSAEYKLVHHCTGTNSSGRSVYSFCMCPGGLVVGATSEPGRVVTNGMSQHSRNERNANSGLVVTVNGADLEPYGAYPGDPLAGVAFQRHWEAQAFVAGGGNYKAPAQRLGDFLRGEASSPDSSEAVKPSYQPGVSFGSLENCLPSFVIAAIREALPAFSKNIPGFLMEGAVLTGVETRTSSPVRIPRHKETLECINTPGLYPAGEGAGYAGGILSAAIDGIKVAEQLALAQITLRRLQRQGEPGESACDQA; encoded by the coding sequence GTGCTGCGGCTCAGTGAGCTGAAATTACCCCTTGACCACAGCGAGGTGGAGCTCAAGGCTGCCATCTGCAGGCGATTGGGGATCACACCTGACCAACTCAGGACTCACCAGTTGGTGAAGCGCAGCGTGGATGCCCGCAAACGCCAGCAGCTGGCCCTGGTTTACAGCTTTGATCTCGAACTAGAGCTCAGCCCAAAGGCCGAAGCGAAGCTGCTGCAGCGCTTCCGGGGCGACCCCCACCTAAAAGCCAGTCCAGACACCCGCTACCGCCTGGTTTGCGAGCCAGCGGAATTGGCATGCCCACCACTGCTGCGTCCGGTCGTAATCGGGGCTGGACCCTGCGGTTACTTCGCCGCCCTATTGCTCGCCCAGATGGGCCTAAAACCGCTACTCCTTGAACGCGGCAAGGCCGTTAAGGAGCGCAGCGCCGACACCTTCGGCTTTTGGCGCGGCAAATTGCAATTCAATCCCGAATCCAACGCCCAATTTGGCGAGGGAGGGGCGGGCACCTTCTCCGACGGCAAGCTCTACAGCCAGGTGAGTGAAGCCAAGACCTATGTGCGCAAGGTGCTGGAGGAACTAGTGGCGGCCGGGGCCAATCCGGAGATCCTCACCCTGCACCACCCCCACATCGGCACCTTCAAATTGGCCACCGTGGTGCGGGGTCTGCGCAGCCGCATCGAGGAGCTCGGCGGAGAGGTGCGATTTGAAGCCAGGGTGGATCGGCTCGAGCGCTGCCAGGCCAGCCGGGCCATCCAGGCGCTAGTGCTGGCCAGTGGCGAGCGGATCGCCGCCAACCAGGTGGTGATGGCTATCGGCCACAGCGCCCGGGACAGCTTCGCCATGCTCCAGGCGGAGGGCATAGCCATGGAGGTAAAACCCTTTGCCGTGGGTTTGAGGATCGAGCATCCCCAACCGCTGATTGATCGGGCCCGCTGGGGACCCGCCGCCGGCCACCCGAAATTGGGTTCGGCGGAATACAAACTTGTGCACCACTGCACTGGCACCAACAGCTCTGGGCGCAGTGTTTACAGCTTCTGCATGTGCCCTGGCGGATTGGTGGTAGGTGCCACTTCAGAGCCGGGGCGGGTGGTAACCAACGGCATGAGCCAACACTCCCGCAACGAGCGCAATGCCAACAGCGGCCTTGTGGTGACCGTGAATGGGGCCGATCTCGAGCCCTATGGGGCCTATCCGGGCGATCCCCTGGCCGGGGTCGCCTTCCAGCGCCACTGGGAAGCCCAGGCATTTGTGGCTGGAGGCGGCAACTACAAAGCGCCGGCCCAAAGGCTGGGCGATTTTCTAAGGGGTGAGGCCTCTAGCCCCGACAGCAGCGAAGCAGTTAAGCCCTCCTATCAACCGGGAGTGAGTTTTGGCAGCCTGGAAAACTGCCTACCCAGTTTTGTAATTGCGGCGATTCGAGAGGCCCTGCCAGCCTTCTCCAAAAACATTCCCGGCTTCCTGATGGAAGGGGCCGTGCTGACCGGCGTCGAAACCCGCACCTCCTCACCTGTGCGCATCCCCAGGCACAAAGAAACCCTGGAGTGCATAAACACCCCAGGGCTATATCCGGCAGGAGAGGGGGCGGGCTATGCCGGCGGAATTCTCTCAGCTGCCATTGATGGGATCAAGGTGGCAGAGCAGCTCGCCCTGGCCCAGATCACTCTTCGTCGTCTTCAGCGCCAAGGGGAACCAGGCGAATCTGCTTGCGACCAAGCTTGA
- a CDS encoding AbrB family transcriptional regulator, translating into MLTGSELLAKVKDMGDISKSDLVRACGYVSSKKDGSERLNFTAFYEALLGAKGLDFAGVGKTGKGGRKLSYSTKVQFNGNLMVGKAYTAMLDLKPGDEFEIKLGRKQIRLVPLGAEDDEE; encoded by the coding sequence ATGCTCACTGGATCTGAACTCTTGGCTAAGGTCAAGGACATGGGCGATATCAGTAAATCTGATTTGGTTCGCGCCTGCGGTTACGTTTCCAGCAAAAAAGACGGCAGCGAACGCCTCAATTTCACCGCTTTCTATGAAGCCCTGCTTGGGGCTAAGGGTCTGGATTTTGCCGGCGTAGGCAAAACTGGCAAGGGCGGTCGCAAGTTGAGCTACAGCACCAAGGTGCAGTTCAACGGCAACCTGATGGTGGGCAAGGCCTACACCGCCATGCTGGATCTCAAGCCCGGCGATGAATTCGAAATCAAGCTTGGTCGCAAGCAGATTCGCCTGGTTCCCCTTGGCGCTGAAGACGACGAAGAGTGA
- the pgeF gene encoding peptidoglycan editing factor PgeF — protein sequence MAEAVDPPFDRPDLEFNQLEDWTWVGCYGGYYLQSDLLADFEHGFFTRQWQGRTPEVLAGYVSAGVSVHRPQQVHSALVIPASQASCAPWPEADGLVSDGGGQSLWVCGADCTPVLLADPATGHAAACHAGWRGVAGRILELAVRALVVSGSRSSDLLVALGPAIAAADYQVQRSVSEQVALALRPSEAEPIPLDQALADLAECGGLQADGLAGHDRLDIRSAARQQLIHLGVGSNQIAICPLSTATEPLLFHSWRRDQVKAVQWSGIVSQA from the coding sequence ATGGCTGAAGCAGTCGATCCGCCCTTTGATCGCCCCGACCTCGAGTTCAACCAGCTGGAGGATTGGACCTGGGTGGGCTGCTACGGCGGCTACTACCTCCAATCAGATCTGCTCGCTGATTTTGAGCACGGCTTTTTCACCCGCCAATGGCAGGGCCGCACCCCAGAAGTTTTGGCCGGCTATGTGAGTGCTGGCGTGAGTGTGCATCGCCCCCAGCAGGTGCACAGCGCCTTGGTGATCCCCGCTAGCCAGGCCAGCTGTGCCCCCTGGCCGGAGGCCGATGGCCTGGTCAGTGATGGGGGCGGCCAGAGTTTGTGGGTCTGTGGAGCCGATTGCACGCCCGTACTCCTGGCCGACCCGGCCACGGGGCATGCCGCCGCCTGCCATGCCGGCTGGCGGGGGGTGGCAGGTCGGATCCTGGAGCTGGCGGTTAGGGCTTTGGTTGTTTCTGGTTCCCGCAGTTCGGATTTGTTGGTGGCCCTCGGACCAGCCATTGCGGCTGCTGACTACCAGGTGCAGCGGTCCGTAAGCGAGCAGGTGGCCCTGGCCCTGCGCCCCTCAGAGGCAGAACCCATCCCCTTGGACCAGGCCCTGGCCGACTTGGCCGAGTGCGGCGGCCTGCAGGCCGATGGCCTTGCCGGCCATGACCGCCTGGACATTCGCTCCGCGGCCCGTCAACAACTTATCCACCTCGGAGTTGGGTCCAATCAAATAGCGATATGCCCCCTCAGTACTGCTACCGAACCCCTGCTATTTCATTCCTGGCGCCGTGACCAGGTGAAGGCTGTGCAATGGAGTGGCATTGTTTCCCAGGCTTGA
- a CDS encoding Tab2/Atab2 family RNA-binding protein produces MSSGDWGPDWELDYYSRPILESDGKKRWELLISSTPEVGSEDPCFRFVKACPATSVNSIWLREALEQAFGEATDQGFAAPRRLRCWRGSMRTMVQRAAEGLALELVPSRRCYALVNWLQEREREVYPLEDGYMAGPLAPAPLPIRAVAVPLPEAARGDRWAWATLPLKDLAEAPDWEMGFQGLVPLPEGLDPEAPVPGIRLFSATRSLAMAGWMAGLEPVRLEIADQQLVLEAGLEDRWLLTNLEASEAKTAAQAFADSRQRAGGLQFVAIQADEEETRFEGFWLLRDLPDA; encoded by the coding sequence ATGAGCTCAGGGGATTGGGGCCCCGATTGGGAGCTTGATTACTACTCCAGGCCGATCCTGGAGAGCGATGGCAAGAAGCGCTGGGAGCTGTTGATTAGCTCCACCCCTGAGGTGGGATCAGAGGATCCCTGTTTCCGTTTCGTCAAAGCTTGCCCAGCCACCAGCGTCAACTCGATCTGGCTAAGGGAGGCCCTTGAGCAGGCCTTTGGGGAGGCCACCGACCAGGGCTTTGCCGCCCCCCGCCGCCTGCGCTGCTGGCGGGGATCGATGCGCACGATGGTCCAACGGGCCGCCGAGGGCCTGGCCCTTGAGCTGGTGCCCAGTCGCCGCTGCTATGCCCTGGTGAATTGGTTGCAGGAGCGGGAGCGCGAGGTTTACCCCCTCGAGGACGGTTACATGGCGGGCCCATTGGCTCCAGCACCCCTGCCCATTCGTGCCGTTGCGGTGCCCTTGCCTGAGGCGGCCCGGGGCGACCGTTGGGCCTGGGCAACCTTGCCCCTCAAGGACCTGGCCGAGGCCCCCGACTGGGAGATGGGTTTCCAGGGACTGGTCCCCCTGCCTGAAGGCCTGGATCCGGAGGCGCCGGTGCCGGGAATCAGGCTTTTTAGTGCCACCCGCTCCCTGGCCATGGCCGGCTGGATGGCAGGCCTGGAGCCCGTGCGACTGGAAATCGCTGACCAGCAGTTGGTGCTGGAGGCCGGCCTGGAGGACAGATGGCTGCTTACCAACCTGGAGGCGAGTGAGGCCAAGACCGCTGCCCAGGCCTTCGCCGATTCGCGGCAGCGGGCCGGGGGCCTGCAGTTTGTGGCCATCCAGGCCGATGAGGAGGAAACCCGCTTTGAGGGCTTTTGGCTCCTGCGGGACCTGCCCGATGCCTAA
- a CDS encoding S1 RNA-binding domain-containing protein: protein MPGTGNQQSASSARPVPPGAQRPQQPQLQAPLRKPPQVLMLKKDEPQPEALEQETAPASSQAPAVRLAPPAPVPVATAGAPVRRSDEDLFDMGSMEGLTMADLLGPDSSRKAKGSSGSAKSQGASLPGAGAGGASNVVTHSVDDFDFDEEAFLSALDENEPVGTTGEVVSGVVIALESDGVYVDIGGKAPGFMPKAECGLGVITNLKERFPKGLQIEVLVTREQNADGMVTISARALALRQSWEKLRVMEKDAKVVQVKVTGFNRGGLTCDLEGLRGFIPRSQLLEGENHEALVGKTLGVTFLEVNPETRKLVLSEKKATTAAKFAELEVGQLVEGLVVSVKPYGFFVDLGGVSGLLHQSSISGGQLRDIREVFNQGDRVKALITDLDPGRGRIALNTALLEGQPGELLIEKDKVMAEAADRANRARSVLRQHEQAAG, encoded by the coding sequence ATGCCCGGAACCGGCAACCAGCAGTCCGCTTCCTCGGCTCGGCCAGTGCCCCCGGGTGCGCAGCGCCCCCAGCAACCCCAGTTGCAGGCGCCCCTGCGCAAGCCGCCCCAGGTGCTGATGCTCAAAAAAGACGAGCCCCAGCCCGAGGCCCTCGAGCAAGAAACCGCCCCGGCCTCCAGCCAGGCTCCTGCAGTTCGCTTGGCGCCCCCAGCACCGGTGCCGGTTGCCACCGCCGGTGCACCGGTTAGGCGCAGCGACGAGGATCTCTTCGACATGGGCTCCATGGAGGGCCTGACCATGGCCGATTTGCTGGGCCCAGATTCCAGCCGCAAGGCCAAGGGGAGCAGTGGTTCAGCCAAGTCCCAGGGGGCCAGCCTGCCTGGCGCCGGTGCTGGTGGGGCCAGCAATGTGGTTACCCATAGCGTCGACGACTTCGACTTCGACGAGGAGGCCTTCCTCTCCGCCCTCGATGAAAACGAGCCGGTTGGCACCACCGGTGAAGTGGTCAGTGGCGTGGTGATTGCCCTCGAGAGTGATGGTGTCTATGTCGACATCGGTGGCAAGGCACCGGGCTTCATGCCCAAGGCCGAGTGCGGTCTGGGGGTAATTACCAACCTCAAGGAGCGTTTCCCCAAGGGACTGCAAATTGAGGTTTTGGTTACCCGGGAACAGAATGCCGATGGCATGGTCACCATCAGTGCCCGGGCCCTGGCCCTACGCCAGAGCTGGGAAAAGCTGCGGGTCATGGAGAAGGACGCCAAGGTTGTGCAGGTCAAGGTCACTGGCTTTAATCGCGGCGGTTTGACCTGTGATCTGGAGGGCCTGAGGGGCTTTATTCCCCGCTCCCAGCTGCTGGAAGGTGAAAACCATGAGGCCCTGGTGGGCAAAACCCTGGGGGTCACCTTCCTGGAGGTGAATCCGGAAACCCGCAAGTTGGTGCTTTCCGAAAAGAAGGCAACCACTGCTGCCAAATTTGCCGAACTGGAGGTGGGCCAACTGGTCGAGGGGCTGGTGGTGTCGGTGAAGCCCTATGGCTTCTTCGTCGACCTGGGCGGAGTCAGTGGGCTGCTGCACCAGTCCTCGATCTCAGGTGGGCAGTTGCGCGACATTCGCGAAGTGTTCAACCAGGGAGACCGGGTCAAGGCCCTAATTACCGACCTGGATCCAGGCCGCGGCCGCATTGCCCTAAATACGGCCCTGCTGGAGGGTCAGCCCGGTGAATTGCTGATCGAAAAAGACAAGGTGATGGCTGAGGCCGCAGACCGCGCCAACCGGGCCCGCTCCGTGCTGCGCCAGCACGAACAGGCCGCCGGATGA
- a CDS encoding creatininase family protein, with the protein MTREFQLGQMRWPEVAQAAARPGSTVVWPFGSMEQHGPHLPLHTDSLFAERLIDSVLERLPENLPIWRLPLQPLGFSPEHRGFAGTLSLPAELLIAQVVAVGQELAGYGFQRLVLFNGHGGQISLLQTAARQLRSSLPTLGVLPCFIWSGPEGIQELIPEPERSEGLHAALAETSLMLHLAPGLVAAERPIDGNQGGLPPRGWSLEGAAPNAWLTRDLSSTGVVGNSSGANAELGAELWQKLGEGWLQRFESLLASDWPPTDRPEAR; encoded by the coding sequence ATGACGCGGGAGTTTCAGCTCGGGCAAATGCGCTGGCCCGAGGTCGCCCAGGCCGCGGCCCGGCCAGGCAGCACGGTGGTCTGGCCCTTTGGCTCCATGGAGCAACACGGGCCCCACCTGCCACTGCACACGGACAGCCTGTTTGCGGAGCGGCTGATCGACAGCGTTCTGGAACGCTTGCCAGAGAACCTGCCGATCTGGCGACTGCCCCTGCAGCCGCTTGGCTTCTCGCCTGAGCACAGGGGTTTTGCCGGCACCCTGAGCCTGCCGGCCGAGTTGCTGATTGCCCAGGTGGTGGCGGTGGGCCAGGAGCTGGCGGGCTATGGCTTCCAGCGTCTTGTCCTGTTCAACGGCCATGGCGGCCAGATCAGCTTGCTGCAGACCGCGGCCAGGCAGCTGCGCAGCTCGTTGCCCACCCTGGGGGTGCTGCCCTGCTTCATTTGGAGTGGGCCCGAGGGGATCCAGGAGTTGATTCCCGAACCGGAGCGCAGCGAAGGCCTCCACGCCGCACTGGCCGAAACAAGCCTGATGCTGCACCTGGCCCCGGGGCTGGTGGCTGCGGAACGGCCGATCGATGGCAACCAGGGCGGCCTGCCCCCCCGGGGCTGGAGCCTGGAAGGGGCAGCACCCAATGCCTGGCTTACCCGAGACCTCAGCAGCACGGGGGTGGTGGGCAACAGCTCTGGCGCCAATGCGGAGCTGGGCGCTGAGCTTTGGCAGAAACTTGGGGAAGGCTGGTTGCAACGCTTTGAGTCGTTGCTTGCCAGTGATTGGCCCCCCACCGATAGGCCTGAAGCCCGATGA
- a CDS encoding aldehyde oxygenase (deformylating), whose amino-acid sequence MRVVTVDALIESDVGMATITSPGFAPSDAAPSAAAPSAAAQGEQLPDFSTETYKDAYSRINAIVIEGEQEAHDNYISLGGLIPDQAEELARLARMELKHMKGFTACANNLGVTADMAFAKEFFSPLHGNFQKALAEGKVVTCLLIQALLIEAFAIAAYHIYIPVADPFARKITEGVVKDEYTHLNYGQEWLKANLEASREELEQANRENLPLVREMLNQVAGDAAVLHMDKEDLIEDFLIAYQEALVEIGFTTREIAKMAAAALV is encoded by the coding sequence ATGAGGGTGGTTACAGTCGATGCACTAATTGAGAGTGATGTCGGTATGGCAACCATTACCTCCCCAGGGTTTGCCCCCTCAGACGCCGCCCCATCAGCAGCAGCCCCATCAGCAGCAGCCCAAGGCGAGCAGCTGCCTGACTTCAGCACCGAGACCTACAAAGACGCTTACAGCCGCATCAACGCCATCGTGATTGAGGGCGAGCAGGAAGCCCACGACAACTACATCTCCCTCGGCGGCCTGATTCCAGACCAGGCAGAGGAGCTGGCCAGGCTGGCCCGGATGGAGCTCAAGCACATGAAGGGCTTCACGGCCTGTGCCAACAACCTGGGCGTAACCGCAGACATGGCCTTTGCCAAGGAGTTCTTTTCACCCCTCCATGGCAATTTCCAAAAGGCTCTGGCTGAGGGCAAGGTGGTCACCTGCCTGCTGATTCAGGCCCTGCTGATCGAGGCCTTCGCCATTGCGGCTTATCACATCTATATCCCTGTGGCCGATCCCTTCGCCCGCAAGATCACCGAGGGGGTGGTGAAGGACGAATACACCCACCTCAACTACGGCCAGGAGTGGTTGAAGGCCAACCTGGAAGCCAGCCGCGAAGAACTGGAGCAGGCCAACCGCGAAAACCTGCCCCTGGTGCGCGAGATGCTCAACCAGGTGGCCGGCGATGCGGCGGTTCTTCACATGGACAAGGAAGACCTGATCGAAGACTTCCTGATCGCCTACCAGGAAGCCCTGGTTGAGATTGGCTTTACCACCCGGGAAATCGCCAAAATGGCCGCCGCCGCCCTGGTTTGA